The Anguilla rostrata isolate EN2019 chromosome 18, ASM1855537v3, whole genome shotgun sequence genome has a window encoding:
- the btbd3b gene encoding BTB/POZ domain-containing protein 3 isoform X2, translating into MAAEVFPAKKPSATTTVQQYQQQNLNNNNTIQSSNWQGLYPTIRERNAVMFNNELMADVHFVVGSPGGTQRLPGHKYVLAVGSSVFHAMFYGELAEDQDEIRIPDVEPAAFLALLKYIYCDEIDLSADTVLATLYAAKKYIVPHLARACVNFLETSLSAKNACVLLSQSCLFEEPDLTQRCWEVIDAQAELALRSEGFCDIDARTLESILRRETLNAKELVVFEAALSWAEAECQRRELPASIDNKRKVLGKAVYLIRVPTMALDDFANGAAQSGVLTLTETNDIFLWYTAAKKPELQFASEPRKGLSPQRCHRFQSCAYRSNQWRYRGRCDSIQFAVDRRAFVAGFGLYGSSCGSAEYSAKIELKRQGAVLGQNLSKYFSDGSSNTFPVWFEHPVQVEPDTFYTASVVLDGNELSYFGQEGMTEVQCGRVTFQFQCSSDSTNGTGVQGGQIPELIFYA; encoded by the exons atggcCGCGGAGGTCTTCCCCGCCAAGAAGCCGTCGGCGACCACCACGGTCCAGCAGTACCAGCAGCAGAAcctgaacaacaacaacaccatcCAGAGCAGCAACTGGCAAGGGCTGTACCCCACCATTCGAGAGAG GAATGCGGTCATGTTTAACAACGAGCTGATGGCAGACGTTCACTTCGTGGTCGGGTCACCTGGGGGAACGCAGCGGTTGCCTGGACACAAA tacGTCCTGGCCGTGGGAAGCTCGGTGTTCCACGCCATGTTCTACGGAGAGCTGGCTGAGGATCAGGATGAGATCCGTATTCCGGACGTGGAGCCGGCGGCGTTCCTGGCCCTGCTGAA GTACATATACTGCGATGAGATCGACCTGAGCGCGGACACAGTGCTGGCGACCCTTTACGCCGCCAAGAAGTACATCGTGCCCCACCTGGCGCGGGCCTGCGTCAACTTCCTGGAGACCAGCCTGAGCGCCAAGAACGCCTGCGTGCTGCTGTCGCAGAGCTGCCTGTTCGAGGAGCCCGACCTGACGCAGCGCTGCTGGGAGGTGATCGACGCCCAGGCCGAGCTGGCGCTGCGGTCCGAGGGCTTCTGCGACATCGACGCCCGCACCCTGGAGAGCATCCTGCGGCGGGAGACGCTCAACGCCAAGGAGCTGGTGGTGTTCGAGGCGGCGCTGAGCTGGGCCGAGGCCGAGTGCCAGCGGCGGGAGCTGCCGGCGTCCATCGACAACAAGCGCAAGGTGCTGGGCAAGGCCGTCTACCTGATCCGCGTGCCCACCATGGCGCTGGACGACTTCGCCAACGGCGCGGCGCAGTCGGGCGTGCTGACGCTCACCGAGACCAACGACATCTTCCTGTGGTACACGGCGGCCAAGAAGCCCGAGCTGCAGTTCGCCAGCGAGCCGCGCAAGGGGCTGTCGCCGCAGCGCTGCCACCGCTTCCAGTCCTGCGCCTACCGCAGCAACCAGTGGCGCTACCGGGGCCGCTGCGACAGCATCCAGTTCGCCGTGGACAGGCGCGCCTTCGTGGCCGGCTTCGGGCTCTACGGGTCCAGCTGCGGCTCGGCCGAGTACAGCGCCAAGATCGAGCTCAAGCGGCAGGGCGCGGTGCTGGGCCAGAACCTCAGCAAGTACTTCTCGGACGGGTCCAGCAACACCTTCCCGGTGTGGTTCGAGCACCCCGTGCAGGTGGAGCCCGACACCTTCTACACGGCCAGCGTGGTGCTGGACGGGAACGAGCTCAGCTACTTCGGGCAGGAGGGCATGACCGAGGTCCAGTGCGGGAGGGTCACCTTCCAGTTCCAGTGCTCCTCGGACAGCACCAACGGGACGGGCGTCCAGGGAGGGCAGATCCCGGAGCTCATCTTCTACGCTTGA
- the btbd3b gene encoding BTB/POZ domain-containing protein 3 isoform X1 yields MVDAKGRNMKCLTFFLMLPESVKSRSSKGAKKGSPTSSKLPPVCYEIITLKTKKKKKMAAEVFPAKKPSATTTVQQYQQQNLNNNNTIQSSNWQGLYPTIRERNAVMFNNELMADVHFVVGSPGGTQRLPGHKYVLAVGSSVFHAMFYGELAEDQDEIRIPDVEPAAFLALLKYIYCDEIDLSADTVLATLYAAKKYIVPHLARACVNFLETSLSAKNACVLLSQSCLFEEPDLTQRCWEVIDAQAELALRSEGFCDIDARTLESILRRETLNAKELVVFEAALSWAEAECQRRELPASIDNKRKVLGKAVYLIRVPTMALDDFANGAAQSGVLTLTETNDIFLWYTAAKKPELQFASEPRKGLSPQRCHRFQSCAYRSNQWRYRGRCDSIQFAVDRRAFVAGFGLYGSSCGSAEYSAKIELKRQGAVLGQNLSKYFSDGSSNTFPVWFEHPVQVEPDTFYTASVVLDGNELSYFGQEGMTEVQCGRVTFQFQCSSDSTNGTGVQGGQIPELIFYA; encoded by the exons ATGGTGGATGCCAAGGGACGGAACATGAAATGTCTCACTTTCTTCTTGATGCTTCCAGAGTCGGTGAAGAGCAGGTCTAGCAAAGGGGCCAAGAAGGGCAGCCCCACCAGCTCCAAGCTGCCCCCCGTCTGCTATGAGATCATCACCCTGAAgaccaagaagaagaagaagatggcCGCGGAGGTCTTCCCCGCCAAGAAGCCGTCGGCGACCACCACGGTCCAGCAGTACCAGCAGCAGAAcctgaacaacaacaacaccatcCAGAGCAGCAACTGGCAAGGGCTGTACCCCACCATTCGAGAGAG GAATGCGGTCATGTTTAACAACGAGCTGATGGCAGACGTTCACTTCGTGGTCGGGTCACCTGGGGGAACGCAGCGGTTGCCTGGACACAAA tacGTCCTGGCCGTGGGAAGCTCGGTGTTCCACGCCATGTTCTACGGAGAGCTGGCTGAGGATCAGGATGAGATCCGTATTCCGGACGTGGAGCCGGCGGCGTTCCTGGCCCTGCTGAA GTACATATACTGCGATGAGATCGACCTGAGCGCGGACACAGTGCTGGCGACCCTTTACGCCGCCAAGAAGTACATCGTGCCCCACCTGGCGCGGGCCTGCGTCAACTTCCTGGAGACCAGCCTGAGCGCCAAGAACGCCTGCGTGCTGCTGTCGCAGAGCTGCCTGTTCGAGGAGCCCGACCTGACGCAGCGCTGCTGGGAGGTGATCGACGCCCAGGCCGAGCTGGCGCTGCGGTCCGAGGGCTTCTGCGACATCGACGCCCGCACCCTGGAGAGCATCCTGCGGCGGGAGACGCTCAACGCCAAGGAGCTGGTGGTGTTCGAGGCGGCGCTGAGCTGGGCCGAGGCCGAGTGCCAGCGGCGGGAGCTGCCGGCGTCCATCGACAACAAGCGCAAGGTGCTGGGCAAGGCCGTCTACCTGATCCGCGTGCCCACCATGGCGCTGGACGACTTCGCCAACGGCGCGGCGCAGTCGGGCGTGCTGACGCTCACCGAGACCAACGACATCTTCCTGTGGTACACGGCGGCCAAGAAGCCCGAGCTGCAGTTCGCCAGCGAGCCGCGCAAGGGGCTGTCGCCGCAGCGCTGCCACCGCTTCCAGTCCTGCGCCTACCGCAGCAACCAGTGGCGCTACCGGGGCCGCTGCGACAGCATCCAGTTCGCCGTGGACAGGCGCGCCTTCGTGGCCGGCTTCGGGCTCTACGGGTCCAGCTGCGGCTCGGCCGAGTACAGCGCCAAGATCGAGCTCAAGCGGCAGGGCGCGGTGCTGGGCCAGAACCTCAGCAAGTACTTCTCGGACGGGTCCAGCAACACCTTCCCGGTGTGGTTCGAGCACCCCGTGCAGGTGGAGCCCGACACCTTCTACACGGCCAGCGTGGTGCTGGACGGGAACGAGCTCAGCTACTTCGGGCAGGAGGGCATGACCGAGGTCCAGTGCGGGAGGGTCACCTTCCAGTTCCAGTGCTCCTCGGACAGCACCAACGGGACGGGCGTCCAGGGAGGGCAGATCCCGGAGCTCATCTTCTACGCTTGA